From the Theobroma cacao cultivar B97-61/B2 chromosome 2, Criollo_cocoa_genome_V2, whole genome shotgun sequence genome, one window contains:
- the LOC18607433 gene encoding uncharacterized protein LOC18607433, giving the protein MPGIAQQIGRNIQRSRPLPSEDKMATRTFHHTRSNSFPLPSRPSPLVSQIDVHLNRLRASDATSTSSSISRKLNGFRDLYDCVDKLLQLPFSQQALAQEQHKELVDELLDGSLWLLDLCSTAKDVVLQTKESTNELQSILRRRTGEVELVSVVGKYVTSRKEVKKTIHKALGNLKGMQSKQIFSLSEDYETKAIVSMLREVEAVTSSMFEYLLSLISGPKPGSWSLVSKLLHRKRIACKGAAREANEFEKVDAALKSLAGQKMSKSENTMNVDMQNQLKDLELCIQDLEDGLECLFRCMIKARVSLLNILTP; this is encoded by the coding sequence ATGCCTGGTATTGCACAGCAAATTGGTAGAAACATTCAACGATCTAGGCCTCTTCCATCTGAAGATAAAATGGCTACCCGAACTTTTCACCACACTCGCTCTAATAGCTTCCCTCTTCCATCTAGACCAAGCCCACTTGTTTCACAGATTGATGTGCATTTGAACAGATTAAGGGCTTCTGACGCTACATCTACCTCATCATCAATAAGCCGTAAACTAAATGGCTTCCGGGATTTGTATGATTGTGTTGATAAGTTGCTTCAGCTGCCTTTTTCCCAGCAAGCTTTAGCCCAAGAACAACACAAGGAATTGGTTGATGAGTTGTTGGATGGTTCTCTCTGGCTTCTAGATCTGTGCAGCACTGCTAAGGATGTTGTGCTGCAGACAAAAGAAAGCACAAATGAACTGCAATCAATTTTGCGTAGAAGGACTGGTGAAGTTGAGCTTGTAAGTGTGGTCGGGAAGTACGTAACCTCCAGGAAAGAAGTCAAAAAGACCATCCACAAGGCATTGGGAAATTTGAAGGGCATGcaatcaaaacaaattttctctCTATCAGAAGATTATGAGACGAAGGCCATTGTTAGCATGCTAAGAGAGGTTGAAGCAGTCACTTCTTCCATGTTTGAGTATTTGTTATCTCTGATATCCGGGCCAAAGCCTGGAAGTTGGTCATTAGTTTCTAAATTATTGCATCGCAAAAGAATAGCATGCAAGGGAGCAGCAAGAGAAGCAAATGAATTTGAGAAGGTTGATGCTGCCTTAAAATCCCTTGCGGGTCAGAAGATGAGCAAATCTGAGAACACCATGAACGTCGACATGCAAAACCAGCTAAAAGACTTGGAGCTGTGTATTCAAGATCTTGAAGATGGACTTGAGTGCCTCTTCAGGTGTATGATCAAAGCTAGAGTCTCCCTTCTCAACATCCTCACCCCCTAG
- the LOC18607432 gene encoding uncharacterized protein LOC18607432: MATTSYHSRSNSLPSRQHPITSQIDENLNRLRASQSASTSSSIGQNLNGLQDLHEYVDMLLQLPLTQQALAQEQQRKWVEELLDGSIMLLDVCSTAKDALLQTKECTQELQSILRRRRGVEGLGDEVRKYLTSRKAVNKAICKALKNLKHMENKLSSSSSIKDAENGAVISILREVQAVTISMLESLLSFISGPEAGSKLSRWSLVSRLMHQKKVMYEEEGQKTHEIASAEAGLRSLVKSENMKNVENVQNKLHNSELCIQDLEEELESLFRRLIKARVTVLNILNC, translated from the coding sequence atggctaCCACTTCTTACCATTCTCGCTCTAACAGCTTGCCTTCAAGGCAACACCCCATCACTTCACAAATTGATGAGAATCTTAACCGATTGAGGGCATCTCAATCGGCCTCTACATCATCTTCAATTGGCCAAAATCTAAATGGTCTTCAAGATTTGCATGAATATGTTGATATGTTGCTTCAACTGCCCCTCACTCAACAAGCTCTAGCCCAAGAGCAGCAGCGGAAATGGGTTGAAGAACTGTTGGATGGATCAATCATGCTCTTGGATGTATGCAGCACTGCCAAGGATGCCTTGTTGCAAACCAAGGAGTGCACTCAAGAACTTCAATCGATTTTGCGCAGAAGACGAGGAGTTGAAGGGCTTGGTGATGAGGTTAGGAAGTACTTAACATCTAGGAAGGCAGTGAACAAGGCAATCTGCAAGGCCTTAAAGAACTTGAAGCATATGGAAAATAAACTTAGCTCCTCTTCTTCCATCAAGGATGCTGAGAATGGAGCTGTGATTAGCATTCTAAGAGAAGTACAAGCAGTTACCATCAGCATGCTGGAATCCTTGCTGTCGTTTATTTCAGGGCCAGAGGCAGGATCAAAGTTGAGCCGCTGGTCACTAGTTTCCAGGTTAATGCACCAGAAAAAAGTGATGTATGAGGAAGAAGGACAAAAAACACATGAAATTGCAAGTGCTGAAGCTGGACTGCGTTCCCTCgtcaaatctgaaaacatgaagaatgTTGAGAATGTGCAAAATAAGCTCCATAACTCAGAGTTGTGCATCCAAGATCTTGAAGAAGAACTTGAAAGCCTCTTTAGGCGTTTGATCAAAGCTAGAGTCACTGTTCTCAACATCCTCAACTGTTAA